The following coding sequences are from one Arthrobacter crystallopoietes window:
- a CDS encoding hydantoinase/oxoprolinase family protein — protein MFGVDVGGTFTDVVAVKDGTVHVTKVPSNPQNPQLAVLEGARRLGVEGSRVFNHASTKGLNAVLTRSLPKVGFLTTEGHRDMLDAGRGWRPFEGQLNPHWRRSFGDAAGRPLVPRYLRRGIPERILSNGSILQPLDEDRARTQLEVFKRCGVEAVAICLINSYVNPQHEQRLKELVREVLGPIPLSISSETSPLSKEYTRASTTVIDVMMKMMYDDYAEQLSDGLSEQGFDGRLNFADCTASLVPWQEALRNPYRILFAGPAAGAASCVQLGKATGDENLICCDVGGTSTDVALIQNGSTFTNDSFEIEFDMVISALSTDISSVGAGGGSIVSITSTGDVQVGPESAGAYPGPACYGRGGTAPTVTDACALMGILNPKDFAGGQIQMDLDAARTAFESLDSPLSFEQRVNYAYRIAVHNIAEEVTNVAIRKGADPRDFSLVAYGSAGPMLLAPLLDILQVKSIIVPPNPGLFSALGLLSTDTVFSDSRTRYLPLFPENAGEIDTIFQEMESELLERTGVDPANVTIKRSFDGRLFGQSWETPFVEVPAGPITEETVPALVEAFHQVYERRNTLRFPAIPVQAATYRVQLVVDSERFEYSAAAGTGGAQHPKPKAFRAVSHFREATVDSPVYNRADLGVGQSILGPAIIEEDLCTTMVLRGQKATAGSFGELRITLA, from the coding sequence ATGTTCGGAGTTGATGTTGGGGGAACTTTCACCGACGTGGTCGCAGTCAAAGACGGAACCGTCCATGTCACCAAGGTTCCCAGCAATCCGCAGAATCCCCAGCTGGCCGTGCTCGAGGGGGCCCGGCGGCTGGGTGTCGAGGGATCGCGGGTCTTCAACCATGCAAGCACCAAGGGCCTGAACGCCGTCCTTACAAGGTCGCTGCCCAAGGTTGGGTTTTTGACCACCGAGGGACATCGCGACATGCTCGATGCTGGTCGCGGCTGGCGGCCTTTTGAAGGCCAGTTGAACCCACACTGGCGGCGCTCCTTCGGCGATGCGGCTGGCAGGCCGCTGGTGCCTCGTTACCTTCGCCGCGGCATTCCCGAGCGAATCCTCTCCAATGGTTCGATCCTGCAACCGCTCGACGAAGATCGTGCCCGTACTCAGCTCGAGGTCTTTAAGCGCTGCGGTGTTGAGGCGGTAGCCATCTGCCTGATCAACTCCTACGTCAACCCGCAGCACGAACAGCGATTGAAGGAACTCGTCCGGGAGGTCCTCGGCCCGATTCCGCTGTCGATTTCCTCAGAGACGTCGCCGCTGTCGAAGGAGTACACACGCGCCTCAACCACGGTCATCGACGTCATGATGAAAATGATGTACGACGACTATGCCGAGCAACTGAGCGACGGTCTGTCTGAGCAGGGCTTCGACGGCCGTCTGAACTTCGCCGACTGCACCGCTTCCCTTGTGCCATGGCAGGAAGCCCTGAGGAATCCTTACCGTATCCTTTTCGCCGGTCCAGCTGCGGGGGCAGCATCATGTGTCCAGCTTGGCAAGGCGACCGGCGACGAGAACCTGATCTGTTGCGACGTCGGCGGCACCTCCACGGACGTGGCCCTGATTCAAAATGGCTCGACATTCACCAACGACTCGTTCGAGATCGAGTTCGACATGGTGATCAGCGCACTGTCGACCGATATCTCAAGCGTCGGGGCAGGCGGCGGTTCAATCGTCTCGATCACGTCCACTGGCGACGTGCAGGTCGGCCCGGAGAGCGCCGGCGCCTACCCGGGCCCCGCCTGCTACGGGCGCGGTGGAACAGCGCCAACGGTCACCGACGCATGCGCATTAATGGGCATCCTCAACCCGAAGGATTTTGCCGGCGGCCAGATCCAGATGGACCTGGACGCTGCCCGGACGGCTTTCGAGAGCTTGGACTCGCCGCTGTCCTTCGAGCAGCGAGTCAACTACGCGTACCGCATAGCCGTCCACAACATCGCGGAGGAAGTGACCAACGTGGCGATCCGCAAGGGTGCGGATCCCCGTGACTTCTCGCTCGTGGCCTATGGATCGGCCGGGCCCATGCTGTTGGCCCCACTGCTGGACATCCTCCAAGTGAAGAGCATTATTGTGCCGCCGAACCCCGGGCTTTTTTCAGCCCTGGGACTGCTTAGCACCGACACCGTCTTCTCGGACAGCCGAACGCGTTACCTGCCCCTCTTCCCCGAGAATGCCGGGGAGATCGACACCATCTTCCAGGAGATGGAGAGCGAACTGCTGGAACGCACCGGCGTGGATCCGGCGAACGTCACCATCAAGCGCAGCTTCGACGGGCGGCTCTTCGGACAGTCCTGGGAAACCCCGTTCGTCGAAGTACCGGCCGGTCCCATCACAGAGGAGACCGTCCCCGCACTGGTGGAAGCCTTCCATCAGGTGTACGAGCGCAGGAACACCCTGAGGTTCCCTGCGATACCGGTGCAGGCCGCCACCTACCGTGTCCAACTGGTGGTCGACTCCGAGCGCTTCGAATACTCCGCAGCGGCCGGCACCGGTGGTGCGCAGCATCCGAAGCCAAAGGCGTTCCGTGCGGTCTCCCACTTCCGCGAAGCCACCGTTGATTCGCCCGTCTACAACCGGGCTGACCTCGGGGTCGGCCAAAGCATCCTCGGCCCCGCCATCATCGAGGAGGACCTGTGCACGACGATGGTCCTCCGGGGGCAAAAAGCCACAGCCGGCAGCTTCGGCGAACTCCGGATCACCCTCGCCTAG
- a CDS encoding hydantoinase B/oxoprolinase family protein, whose translation MTTTTDQQTQTLRIRDLDEAAFRERYASDRYTATVLTNRLEYLLDHVCAKLLQCAFSPMLRDLYDFGATVTGPRHLNYPTPVVGKGLACFTGTMTESVKNTVEEYGHDALRPGDVIIANDPYRTGTHVNDVLFIRPVFYNGQIVNFITIKAHQLDIGGSVPGGFSATKTSIYENGLVISPRTLVREGLLDVQTWSLIMDNARFGDTIGDDIKTIISCLELGNELMLKTIEHYGVETIHGTTRFMIDADAERLATALLALPDGEWTGEGLIDADGLDASESYPVKVTLRKRGERLEVDLSGSARQTRTSANSTYLDTKTAVGVALKYLLDPSNPFTSGLYRSVDIVMPDGSIVNALPPDGVVFLYGDATNAIITAMMKALSKVLGEEAMAGDYGSPNIHTGFGLDEATGQVWVSSGVGGGERGPWGATKAGDADSYQLFFQANGLDLAVEMSEVDAPVAVLSREYEPDTLGAGYHRGGAAILKDTMWLAPAQHNITPDRVREVTGFGVNGGMSGTNGGVWLWEDGGQRGDLAGATKVAGVFDPETGAVNGSGDYAYFGAQKNWPTPPGAVFRYLTNGGGGWGEPLDREPERVIRDVRDGYITIDFAAEQYGVVVSGDPELDPEGLVLDEAATNVLRGQMRETHHR comes from the coding sequence ATGACGACCACTACCGATCAGCAGACACAGACACTGAGAATCCGGGATCTTGACGAGGCTGCTTTCCGTGAGCGCTACGCCAGCGACCGGTACACGGCGACGGTGCTGACCAACCGGCTCGAATACCTGCTGGACCACGTATGCGCCAAACTACTGCAATGCGCGTTCTCGCCCATGCTGCGCGACCTGTACGATTTCGGCGCGACAGTGACGGGGCCCCGTCACCTGAACTATCCCACCCCCGTTGTGGGCAAGGGGTTGGCCTGTTTCACCGGTACGATGACCGAGTCCGTGAAGAACACCGTGGAAGAGTACGGCCACGACGCCCTACGGCCGGGCGACGTGATCATCGCCAACGATCCCTACCGCACCGGCACCCACGTCAACGACGTCCTGTTCATCCGGCCTGTCTTCTACAACGGCCAGATCGTCAACTTCATCACCATCAAGGCGCACCAGTTGGACATCGGCGGGTCGGTACCCGGAGGGTTCTCCGCGACGAAGACGAGCATCTACGAGAATGGCCTCGTGATTTCGCCCCGGACTCTGGTGCGCGAAGGACTGCTCGATGTCCAGACCTGGTCGCTAATTATGGACAATGCGCGGTTCGGCGACACCATCGGCGACGACATCAAGACCATCATCTCCTGCTTGGAACTCGGCAACGAACTGATGCTCAAGACGATCGAGCACTACGGCGTCGAAACCATCCATGGAACGACCCGCTTCATGATCGATGCCGACGCCGAGCGGCTAGCGACGGCGCTGCTTGCCCTTCCTGACGGCGAATGGACCGGTGAGGGACTCATCGACGCCGACGGCTTGGACGCTTCGGAGAGCTACCCCGTCAAGGTCACCCTGCGCAAACGCGGTGAACGCCTCGAGGTGGATCTATCCGGCTCCGCACGCCAGACCCGGACCTCAGCCAACAGCACGTACCTGGACACCAAGACGGCAGTCGGCGTGGCTCTCAAGTACTTGCTAGATCCGTCGAACCCGTTTACCTCGGGTCTCTACCGTTCCGTAGATATCGTGATGCCCGACGGAAGCATCGTCAATGCCCTCCCGCCAGATGGCGTCGTGTTCCTGTACGGGGACGCCACCAATGCGATTATCACGGCCATGATGAAGGCTCTGAGCAAGGTGTTGGGTGAGGAAGCAATGGCCGGAGACTATGGCTCACCCAACATCCACACGGGTTTCGGCCTCGATGAGGCCACTGGGCAGGTGTGGGTTTCCAGCGGCGTCGGCGGTGGCGAACGTGGGCCGTGGGGTGCCACGAAGGCCGGAGACGCGGACAGCTACCAACTGTTCTTCCAAGCAAACGGGCTGGATCTCGCAGTAGAAATGAGCGAAGTCGACGCCCCAGTGGCTGTTCTTTCCCGTGAATACGAACCCGACACCCTTGGCGCGGGATACCACCGCGGTGGCGCCGCGATCCTTAAGGACACCATGTGGCTGGCCCCGGCCCAGCACAACATCACTCCGGACCGTGTCCGCGAGGTCACCGGCTTCGGTGTCAACGGCGGGATGTCCGGAACCAACGGCGGTGTGTGGCTCTGGGAAGATGGCGGACAACGCGGTGACCTTGCCGGAGCCACGAAGGTGGCAGGTGTCTTCGACCCGGAGACCGGAGCCGTGAATGGATCTGGAGACTACGCCTACTTTGGGGCTCAAAAGAACTGGCCAACGCCACCAGGCGCCGTCTTCCGATACCTCACCAACGGTGGAGGCGGCTGGGGCGAGCCACTCGATAGGGAACCCGAACGCGTCATCAGGGATGTCCGGGATGGCTACATCACCATTGACTTCGCGGCCGAGCAGTACGGCGTGGTCGTATCAGGGGATCCGGAACTTGACCCCGAAGGCCTCGTCCTGGACGAAGCTGCCACAAACGTGTTGCGCGGACAGATGCGGGAGACGCACCACCGCTGA
- a CDS encoding aldo/keto reductase produces MEYREFGRTGWKVSSLMMGTMQFGGDWGDQDDKDSVRTLHAALDNGINFFDTADMYGFGHAEEMVGEAVRGRRDKVYIATKFGYQWQEYREECGRQPRIYSGQFVRDAIEGSLRRLGTDYIDLYQAHNCPPEILASEEWWAEMGQLVQEGKIRSVGVTVGPGDFGTPDAIEAAKHPECGSVMIAYHLLSQNPSRVAFPFMKDQGVGVISRGPLAMGLLTGAYDEDTVFAENDTRKVWHRDDYLRRLNQAREFDFLVEGPVTSKADAALRFALSNRDLSTVLVGMQTPEQVEQNVRVAEMGSYGVDQLQQIAELYDSWDEHESKLPDMIKK; encoded by the coding sequence ATGGAATACCGCGAATTCGGACGAACCGGCTGGAAAGTCTCGTCACTGATGATGGGCACGATGCAGTTCGGCGGTGACTGGGGAGACCAGGACGACAAGGACTCCGTCCGCACGCTCCACGCAGCGCTCGACAACGGCATCAACTTCTTTGACACGGCTGACATGTACGGCTTCGGCCACGCCGAGGAAATGGTCGGTGAGGCAGTCAGGGGTAGGCGCGACAAAGTCTACATTGCCACCAAATTCGGCTATCAATGGCAGGAATACCGCGAAGAATGCGGCCGCCAGCCGCGTATCTACTCCGGCCAGTTTGTCCGTGACGCCATTGAAGGTAGCCTGCGCCGGCTCGGCACCGATTACATCGACCTCTACCAGGCCCACAATTGTCCGCCGGAGATTCTGGCATCCGAGGAGTGGTGGGCCGAGATGGGCCAGCTGGTCCAGGAAGGCAAGATCCGTTCAGTCGGCGTCACTGTAGGGCCCGGCGATTTTGGAACTCCCGACGCAATCGAGGCGGCAAAGCATCCCGAATGCGGTTCAGTGATGATCGCTTACCACCTGCTCTCGCAGAACCCGTCTCGCGTAGCCTTCCCTTTCATGAAGGACCAGGGCGTAGGAGTGATTTCGCGGGGCCCGCTGGCCATGGGCCTGCTGACCGGAGCGTACGACGAGGACACCGTCTTCGCCGAAAACGACACCCGCAAGGTCTGGCACCGTGACGACTATCTGCGCCGGCTCAACCAGGCGCGGGAGTTCGATTTCCTCGTCGAAGGTCCCGTAACCTCGAAAGCCGATGCCGCACTGCGGTTTGCACTGTCCAACCGCGACCTCTCGACGGTCCTCGTGGGAATGCAGACCCCGGAACAGGTTGAGCAGAACGTCCGCGTCGCGGAGATGGGCAGCTACGGAGTCGATCAGCTGCAGCAGATCGCCGAGCTGTACGACTCCTGGGACGAGCACGAGTCGAAGCTGCCTGACATGATCAAGAAGTAA
- a CDS encoding MarR family winged helix-turn-helix transcriptional regulator gives MANNIGPTVEDEVMEGISPVFQDVINLTRIGGLLSRPFFQTYAQSYSLTLNEWRVVVMAHAVPGVAGQDVSKRTGIHPMNVSRAVSSLRDAGRITSEPDPTNHRRQLIRLTPAGEKLYEELYPSARQQAERLFSVLDEDERATFGNLLARLYHQAEALMDDDEDEAGASPE, from the coding sequence ATGGCGAATAACATCGGGCCGACGGTCGAGGACGAGGTGATGGAAGGAATCTCACCGGTTTTCCAAGACGTCATCAATCTCACCAGAATCGGCGGACTGCTCAGCCGGCCGTTCTTCCAGACATACGCTCAGAGCTATTCTTTGACACTGAACGAATGGCGCGTGGTGGTGATGGCGCATGCCGTACCCGGTGTGGCCGGTCAAGATGTCAGCAAGAGGACCGGGATCCATCCGATGAACGTCAGCCGTGCAGTTTCGAGTCTGCGGGACGCTGGGCGTATCACGTCGGAACCGGACCCCACCAATCACCGGAGACAGTTGATCCGGCTGACCCCTGCTGGAGAGAAGCTCTACGAGGAGCTGTACCCTAGTGCGCGCCAGCAGGCCGAGCGGTTGTTTTCCGTTCTCGATGAGGACGAACGTGCGACGTTCGGGAATCTACTGGCCCGTCTCTACCACCAGGCCGAGGCTTTGATGGATGATGACGAAGACGAGGCGGGTGCCAGCCCAGAATAG